The window ATCCGCCTTGCTCGCACTTGTTTATAAAAGTAATCAGTAAAGTAAAATACAAGACTGATGGCATACAAGACGATCATCACTTCGTAGAGCCTGGTCATTGTCAAATCAGCCAATAGACATCCCTTCTTTATATCGAAAAGTGCCAAAGTGACTTCAATAGTACTTCAGCCTAGAAAACAAAGACGTTTTCGTATCCTTAGTTTACCATACAGATACGAAAACGCCTCATATAATTACAATTAGAAAAGGCGCTTTCGCGCCCGTTTGTACCTGCCGCTGACGCTTTCGGCACGGAAAAGATTTACTACTGTCGCTTCGCTTTCACGCAAAAAAGATTGGTTGCTATCATTGTGCTATCTATACTCAAGCTTTTACTGACATTTTAGAAAGAGTATTTTGTCTCAGTAGAAGTTTGTGTTTGCTGTAATCGTTCTTTACGTTCGATTTCTTGCTTACTCATTGCTTCAACTTCTGCTTCCACAGCATCCTCAATACCAAAAATTTGTTGGAATAAACGTAATTGTTCATTTGCTTTTGGTGAATTTGCCATTTCTTTAGCTTGTAAAATAGGCTCTTTTAATAATTGATTAATAATAGATTTTGTATGCTTACTTAAAATTTTGCGCTCACGATCCGTTAAATCTGGCATTTTATTTTCAATACTGCTCATTGTTTCTTCTTGAATATGATTCGCTTTTTTTCGTAATGCAGAGATGACCGGCACGACACCAAGTGTTGCAAACCAATCTTTGAAAAGCACAACTTCTTTATCAATCATTTGTGTAATTTCAGCTGCTGCGCGCTCACGCTCTGCTAGATTTGCCTCTACAATGCCTTGTAAATCATCTATATCATATAAGAAAACGTTCGGTAAATCACCGACACGTGGATCAATATCGCGAGGGACCGCAATGTCTACCATAAATAACGGTTTACCTTTACGTAAACGTTCAACAAATTGCATTAATTCATAGTCAATGACGAAATCTGTTGCGCCTGTAGACGTTATTAAAATGTCTGCCTCCAATAATGAACACTGTAATTCCTTCATTGATTTTGCTTCACCATGGAATTTTGCAGCTAAACTTTCTGCTTTTTCAAACGTACGGTTAATCACTGTCACTTTCCCTACACCACTACCGTATAAGTTCTCAATAGCAAGTTCACCCATTTTACCTGCGCCTAAAATAGCCACATGTTTGCGTTGTAAAGATCCGAAGATTTTCTTTGCTAATTCTACTGCTGCATAAGAAACTGATACCGCATTTTCACCAATAGCTGTTTCATTATGTGCACGCTTCGCAAATGTGACTGCTTGTTTAAATAACTGATTGTAAACCGTACCTGTCGTCCCAATCTCTTGTCCATTCAAGAAGCTTTTCTTCACTTGTCCTAAAATTTGCGTCTCACCAAGAACCATTGAATCAATTCCTGCTGTTACTTTGAATAAATGTTCTAATGCCTCATCTTCTTCACGAATTGTTAAATAAGAAGAAAATGTCTCCACAGGCAGGTCGAACCATTTAGCTAAAAATTGTTTCACAAAATGACGCCCTGTATGTAATTGATCCACCACTGCATAAATTTCAGTGCGGTTACATGTCGATACAATGACGTTTTCTAATATACTTTTTTGTTTTTGTAGCGCTTCCATTGCTTGTGGTAGTTCACTTTCTATGAAAGATAACTTCTCACGAATCTCAACTGGCGCTGATTTATAATTCAGGCCTACTACGATTGTATGCATGAATAACACCTCACACGTTCTAATTCACAAATCTCATTATAGCATAGTTCGACAATAGTTCATCTAAAATTTGTGAACATGTCATGAAGAACTATAATTCAACTTTCTACATTAGAATTATTATAAACTAAGTGTAACAAATTATACGTCACGTTTCAAATTAAAAAAACTGCCCCGTAAATCTCGGAGCAGTTTATCTCTTAATTGGTAATTGCAACTGTTTTCACAGCTAGTAAATTACCTCCGTTATCATACGCTAAAAACTCAATCTCGCCATTTACTTTGAAGTCCTGCATAGTCTGAACAGTCTTTGTCAACATATAAACACTGTCGCTGCGCTTCGTCAGCTCAAATTTAACATCTCCACTAATAGAAGAGTAACGCACACTGACACTTGCTACACCAGGACAATTGCCATCAATTCTGGCATTCATTGTAATATAGCCTTTCCGTAAGGTTACTGTCGATTCTTCAAATAAATCTTCAGGATTAATACAACTTGAAGGTGTTGTTTTACATAAAATTGCATCAATCAGCTTTTGATACACTTGATGTAATTGTAGATTATCAATTGCATGATAATATGCACCACCTGTTTCTGACGCTAATTGAGTTAGTAATGCCTCATTGATTTGATTTTTCTTGCCCATACTAACTGTGTAAATTTTAACGCCTTTCTTTTTCGCATCATTCAGTACTTTGGTCATTTTTGCTTTACTTGTTTTACCGTCTGAAACAACAACAATAGATTTAGCATTTTTTGTATCGTTCGAGAATTTTGAAAGGGCTATCTCAATGCCAGCAAAAATATCCGTTGCCCCTTTGTCTTTCGAAGTGCGATAAAGGTCTTTCTTTAAGACATTTTCGATAGTACCTTCTCCTAGTACATTCGCACTCGTATTTGTTTCAATTACGATATTATTTTTCGCCTTAATTTGATCGATTAATTCAATTGTTTTCTTACCACGATAATTTGTTTTATCGATACGTTTCATAGAAGATGAATAATCGACTACATAAGCGACTTCTGTTGCTAACGAGCATGCATTTTTACTAAAGTAAGGATTTGTGAAAATTTCTTTCGTAATTGTTTTATCTGTTATGTTCTTTAAAATCATTGCATAACGTGGGTCTACTTTATTGACTAGCGTAGCTTCTATTTTAGATTTCCCATAAATAATGGAGTCAAAATACGCTACAGCAGTTCCCGGACTACCTGTATTATCTATAGAATTAGAAGTATTTGTGATAAAGGATGCTGTTTTTTCAACACCATCAAATTTGATTTTCACTGTTCCCTGATAGTCTGTAATAATTTCGCCACCTGGGCTTACGAGTGTTACCATTACTTTCGTATAACGGTCTTTACCCGATGGTCTCGATGCTTCTT of the Lysinibacillus fusiformis genome contains:
- the hemA gene encoding glutamyl-tRNA reductase translates to MHTIVVGLNYKSAPVEIREKLSFIESELPQAMEALQKQKSILENVIVSTCNRTEIYAVVDQLHTGRHFVKQFLAKWFDLPVETFSSYLTIREEDEALEHLFKVTAGIDSMVLGETQILGQVKKSFLNGQEIGTTGTVYNQLFKQAVTFAKRAHNETAIGENAVSVSYAAVELAKKIFGSLQRKHVAILGAGKMGELAIENLYGSGVGKVTVINRTFEKAESLAAKFHGEAKSMKELQCSLLEADILITSTGATDFVIDYELMQFVERLRKGKPLFMVDIAVPRDIDPRVGDLPNVFLYDIDDLQGIVEANLAERERAAAEITQMIDKEVVLFKDWFATLGVVPVISALRKKANHIQEETMSSIENKMPDLTDRERKILSKHTKSIINQLLKEPILQAKEMANSPKANEQLRLFQQIFGIEDAVEAEVEAMSKQEIERKERLQQTQTSTETKYSF